In a single window of the Mustela nigripes isolate SB6536 chromosome 17, MUSNIG.SB6536, whole genome shotgun sequence genome:
- the LYPD5 gene encoding ly6/PLAUR domain-containing protein 5, protein MGVPRTILLCLFGAVFCLTASQARQCYNFQHIYFGPFDLNGMKFHNVSCPHGCSEAVLSLDTGYRASVTMVQKGCWTGPPTGRMLSDDHALPPDYSVVRGCVTDLCNTDLMTHDSIPNLSPAPNPPTLSGLQCYACLGIHPEDCTPEKSRRVHCHQDQSVCFQGNGKMTVGNFSVPVYIRTCHRPSCTIKGTSSPWTNIDLQGSCCEGHLCNRDSVTQSFTTAAATAPSQAALVMAPLLVVSLLLGTVGGPLTPLP, encoded by the exons ATGGGAGTCCCCAGAACCATCCTGCTCTGCCTCTTCGGGGCTGTGTTCTGCCTGACAG CATCCCAGGCCCGACAATGCTACAACTTTCAACACATCTACTTTGGGCCCTTTGACCTCAACGGCATGAAATTCCACAATGTCTCCTGTCCCCATGGATGCTCTGAGGCTGTCTTGTCTCTGGACACTG ggtACCGCGCCTCGGTGACCATGGTGCAGAAGGGCTGCTGGACAGGCCCGCCTACGGGCCGAATGCTGTCCGACGACCACGCGCTGCCGCCAGACTACTCGGTGGTGCGCGGCTGCGTCACCGACTTGTGCAACACCGACCTCATGACCCACGACTCCATCCCCAATCTGAGCCCCG CGCCCAACCCGCCAACTCTCAGCGGCTTGCAGTGCTATGCCTGCTTGGGGATCCACCCGGAGGACTGCACCCCGGAGAAGTCTCGACGGGTCCACTGTCACCAGGACCAAAGCGTCTGCTTCCAGGGCAATGGCAAAATGACTGTTG GCAATTTCTCAGTCCCTGTGTACATCAGAACCTGCCACCGGCCCTCCTGCACCATCAAGGGCACCTCCAGCCCCTGGACCAACATCGACCTGCAGGGCTCTTGCTGTGAGGGACACCTCTGCAACAGGGACTCTGTGACCCAGTCCTTCACCACTGCCGCGGCCACTGCCCCTTCCCAGGCAGCCCTCGTCATGGCGCCACTCCTCGTGGTCTCCCTGCTGCTGGGCACTGTGGGAGgacccctcactcccctcccttaG